Part of the Sporosarcina sp. FSL K6-2383 genome is shown below.
TTTTGCAGGTGAATCGACGCAAGGTTATCAAAGTAGGCTGACGCGTGGAGAGATTTTTAGGCAAGGGATGGTCCGGATGGATGAGGAGGCGAAGATACGGTTTGAGAAAAACTTCGTCGACCTTGAGGGACAACAAATGGATGAAATCATTACAGCATTCCAAAAAAATGAAGTCGATATGAAAGGGGTATCTTCGGAATTCTTCTTCAAGCTTCTTAGGCAGGCAACATTGGAAGGTGCCTATGCGGATCCTATTTATAATGGCAATGTGAATATGGATGCTTGGCGCATGAAGGAGTTTCCAGGTAACCAAATGACGTATATCGCAGAAATTGAAAATGAGAAATTTGTGAAATATGAACCTAAATCATTAAGCAGTATGGAACATTAAGGGGGGATGACAAATGGCTACAACATTGGATAAAGTAGACGTCGTGACGGTTGGCGTCGGTTGGACAGGCGGTATTATTGCTGCTGAATGTGCAAAAGCGGGACTGAAGGTCGTCGGATTAGAACGTGGTAAAGACCGTAACACAGCCGATTTTTTAATGGTGCATGATGAATATCGATATGCCATGCGCTACGATTTAATGCAGGATTTATCAAAGGAAACCATTACGTTTAGGAATCATCGAAAGATGCGGGCATTGCCGATGCGACAAATGGGGTCCTTTCTGCTTGGAGAAGGGCTTGGTGGTGCAGGCACGCATTGGAATGGTCAAACGTGGCGTTTTTTACCGTATGATTTTGAAATAAAATCGATGACAGACAAGAAATATGGCAAGAACAAGCTGTCAGCCGACTACCAGCTTCAAGATTGGGGCATTACGTACGATGAGCTGGAGCCTTATTTCGATAAATTCGAAAAGACAGCTGGTTTATCGGGGGAGGATAAAAATCCATTCGGTGGAAAACGCTCGTCTCCCTATCCAACACCAGCAATGAAAAAAACACCTATTTTAAAGAAGTTTGAAACGGCGACTAGTCAACTTGGCTACACTCCTTTTATGTTACCATCAGCAAATTTGTCGGAGGCGTATACAAACCCCGATGGAGAATCCATTTCAGCCTGCCAATACTGTGGATTTTGTGAACGGTTTGGCTGTGAGTATGGTGCGAAGACATCACCGGAAATAACGGTTGTTCCTACAGCAAGAAAAACGGGGAATTTTGATGTCCGTTTCCATGCGAATGTTGTGGAAGTTATGAAGCAGGGAAATAAAGTGACAGGTGTAAAGTATATTGATACCCAAACGGGAGAAGAATATATACAACCAGCAGAAGTGGTTGCGCTGACGAGCTATGTCATGAATAATGCGAAGCTTTTAATGGTATCAGGCATTGGGGAACAGTATAATCCAGAAACGCAAAAAGGGACTCTTGGAAAAAATTATGCTTACCAGGTCCTCCCGGGAACGACAGGTTTCTTCGATGAACAAATGAATGTTTTTATGGGAGCAGGATCTCTTGGGATGACGATTGACGATCTCAATGGGGATAACTTCGATCATAGTGATTTGGACTTTATTCACGGGGGGAGCATTTCAATGACTCAGACTGGTACTCGTCCAATCCAAACGAATCCGATACCGCCCGACACGCCTACTTGGGGAGCTGAATTTAAGAAAGCCTCGATTTATAACTATACAAGAACGCTGAATGTCTCAACTGAAGGTGCTTCGATGCCTCACAAGGAAAACTTTATGTCACTTGACCCGGATTATAAAGATGCGTATGGCGTGCCGCTACTTCAGTTAACGTAC
Proteins encoded:
- a CDS encoding gluconate 2-dehydrogenase subunit 3 family protein, which translates into the protein MAVDKKGLSRRDFLKTTGIATGALVGGGLIGGLVGYNVQKEGQVAGTGGHNGVGGEPAAVNNRGLMFFTNMAEFNVLAQAVERIFPEDDLGPGAIGLGVPYFIDNQLAGNYGSNVKEYMQGPFFAGESTQGYQSRLTRGEIFRQGMVRMDEEAKIRFEKNFVDLEGQQMDEIITAFQKNEVDMKGVSSEFFFKLLRQATLEGAYADPIYNGNVNMDAWRMKEFPGNQMTYIAEIENEKFVKYEPKSLSSMEH
- a CDS encoding GMC family oxidoreductase; this encodes MATTLDKVDVVTVGVGWTGGIIAAECAKAGLKVVGLERGKDRNTADFLMVHDEYRYAMRYDLMQDLSKETITFRNHRKMRALPMRQMGSFLLGEGLGGAGTHWNGQTWRFLPYDFEIKSMTDKKYGKNKLSADYQLQDWGITYDELEPYFDKFEKTAGLSGEDKNPFGGKRSSPYPTPAMKKTPILKKFETATSQLGYTPFMLPSANLSEAYTNPDGESISACQYCGFCERFGCEYGAKTSPEITVVPTARKTGNFDVRFHANVVEVMKQGNKVTGVKYIDTQTGEEYIQPAEVVALTSYVMNNAKLLMVSGIGEQYNPETQKGTLGKNYAYQVLPGTTGFFDEQMNVFMGAGSLGMTIDDLNGDNFDHSDLDFIHGGSISMTQTGTRPIQTNPIPPDTPTWGAEFKKASIYNYTRTLNVSTEGASMPHKENFMSLDPDYKDAYGVPLLQLTYNFTDQDRNLHKYLTAKTSDIMKEMGAKTVMAGSPITNYDIVPYQTTHNTGGTIMGASPDNSVVNNYLQHWNADNLFVVGAGNFAHNSGYNPTGTVGALAYRAAEGIINYSKNGGSLV